AAAGATTTTATCCAGAGGGGGAAATGTGATTTAGTTGAAGGAATTTTTGCTCATATGCTAAAGAAGACCTGCAAATCAGCAAGAATGGTAGAAAACCGAACTCATTAGCAAGCATATCTCGTGAAGTGTTCACGCGATAATCGTTAATGCTTTTGTTTTCGAGCAATAAAGATGCATAGATTCGATGAAATCTCTGAAGTTACCTCATTAGGGAGTGAAAATTTTGGTTTTCCGTTTGTGGCGCCTCAATAGTAACTCCTTTTTTCCGCAAATAGCGCTCTTGTTCAGGCTTTTCTTGTCACTGCCAGCAGTTTTAGCCTGCAGGAAATGGTAGAAAACATTTCAGTACTTTTCTGCAGTGGTGTATATAAGCATGTCTCTGGGGTATAGTTGTTATGATCAACTGAGAGCTTCAAGATTTGCTGGTATCCCCACTGTCCTCCTACAACATCCCTTCCTTGAGGTATGTATATATCTCTTTTATATGAAGTTTTTAAGAGGTTTTCATCCACAAAACGTAGAAATGCTAGTGCATATTTGTTTTTCTACATGTTGCTACAATCCATAGAATACCAACATTTGCTCCCACGTTGCAGCAGGTAGTAGTTTTCCTATGTAGTAAGATAGCTGTTGTTACCCTTCTTTTACATTATTCTCTTTGTTCATGTACAGAAACCAGTCCACCAACCACTTCCCTCGCAGAATGTTGCCTGCAAATGCTAACGGTCACATGTCAAACAATGGGAACCCTGCAGAAAACAGTAAAAGTGGGAATGCAGATAGGCCAGTTTTGAGGAATTGGAGAAACAAGCCGACTGTCCTTCTCATTGATGAATCTGAAAACCACAGGGTTCTGGGAACGGCTTATCTTACAGCTTATGGTGCCGAAACTACATCTGTGACTGATGGAAGGGCTGCTTTGGAGCTCACATTTTCTGGTGCTAGGTTCAAGTTGATCCTCATTGACATGCACATGCGCTATATGAGCGGCGCACAGGTCTTATATACACTTCTAACATTCAGGGAATATAAAAACTAAGCGTCTAATGATTAGTTCATCCTCGTTATAAGTACGTACTGATTTCATTCATTTGATGTTTGGCATGTCTATGACAGTGTGTGAATCACCTTCGAACCATGGGAGTGAAGTCGTTGATGCTCGGTATGACAATTTTTTGTAGAGAAAGAGAGGAACAGGCATTTCTAGAAGCAGGGGGCAATGGCTTCATTCCAAAGCCTCTTAGTCCTGACAACTTTCTTCAAGTCCTGGAAGCACTCGATAATAACCAGGGATGAAAAGCCGGGATGCATCAAGCCGAAACGGAGGATATTCTTTTATTTATTTATTTTTTTTTTGAAAGAGAGGTCATTCATTAATGAAACTCAGCGAACAGTACAATAATGACATGCCCAGAGGGCCGTTAGAAAAAGCCATTATGCAGAAAAAACTATCCTAGTACGCTCCTCACACAAACATACAAAAACACATAATCCAAGTACATTCACCTTCTACGAAGATAAAATCAAAAACAAAAAGATTAAAAACTTCGAAGTGTTATAAACTGTGACAACAGAATTCTTATCTTCTTGTCGATCTCCCAATCAAGCAGATGTGATAATAGAAGTGGAATTCACCACTTCAACTACCGCCTTCTCCATCTCCACTGCAGCAACTTCAGTCGGAGACTTCATCTTTGGAGGTAAAGCTACCTCTTTGCCAACCACTTCCATTGCTTCTGTAGAATCATTAGAGGGATTTACTTCCTCTATCATATCATCTTCCTCGAGAATCTTCAACAACCGCTTCCTACCCTTTAGAGTAGGGCGAGGTGGACCTTCCTTAGGCTTATTTGTAGACCCTCTTGATCGACCACCCTTTTTCTTTGGGGGTGTCACCAGAAGCCGATCCAACTCATTAGGAAGACTCAAGTTCAAGTCTTCAATTTCCGGACTTAGAACTGTGGACACCTCAAGCTTCTTCTTCCCCGGTTGAATAAGAGGACGCTCTGTTGTCCTCTTGCTTCCCCATTTGGCAGATTGTTGTTGCTCAACAAGTGGGGGAACAACAAAACCTCCAGCCTTACAAGCTTTGATGAGAACCCTAGCAGTCAACTCATCATTCAACATCAAGTGTTTCTCAAGCAAATTATTTATTTTCTTTTCGTTGTTGTGCCCTTGAATTTTCTTTAATATTTCAGTAAAATGTATCTCTCCCTATCATTTCAGTTGTATTACTATCACATTGTTGGTCTATTTTATTTTTATGTGAAATTTTTGCACTCTAAGATTAATACACACTGAGTAGGGATCATGCTTTCAAAAATGCTACAAGAAACAAGTAACACATACATCATCAAAACATAAAGCATAAGCACTGAGGAATACACTACACACCAGACATCAGATAATTAACAATGTAACATTTCGCTATTTCAAGAGATCGGCAAGGAAACATACTTATGATCAGAGCTATATGCTCGTTGGTCTGCTATGCATTAAGTTTGATGTATTGGTGAACGTCGAGTGAAAGAAAACATATGCAAATACCTCTGGATTTAGTCACTCATAGATGGAAAACGAAAGCATCAGCGATACGTACAGTTTGGATGTTATATATGTTTCCAATGATAGTTCTGAGGGGGTAATCTGCGCAGCTTTTTAGCCATGAAAGAATGCCATGATAGTTCATTAGATCGTTAATTAGGGGAA
The window above is part of the Fragaria vesca subsp. vesca linkage group LG2, FraVesHawaii_1.0, whole genome shotgun sequence genome. Proteins encoded here:
- the LOC101295306 gene encoding two-component response regulator ARR22-like — encoded protein: MLPANANGHMSNNGNPAENSKSGNADRPVLRNWRNKPTVLLIDESENHRVLGTAYLTAYGAETTSVTDGRAALELTFSGARFKLILIDMHMRYMSGAQCVNHLRTMGVKSLMLGMTIFCREREEQAFLEAGGNGFIPKPLSPDNFLQVLEALDNNQG